TTGAGAATCAACTCACAATCAACCACACATAAACAATGATATGAACAAATTTAGGTGACAGTACAGCCTTCATTATTGAACAAGACTAATACCACCATGACAACATCTTCAAGTGGGATAACTGACATCcagatatttttcttaaaatgttaacaaatatgAGAGACAGCAACCAAAGACAACCACCTATTTCAAAAGCAAACGAGTGACAGTTATTTGAGACTGTATTGCGGTTGAAAATGTTTTTGAGCGCTAACCATTTCCTTATTTATGGGTCAGTGGTGTAGttccaaacataaataaacaaaaattaatgtaaCAATTCTCTTATCAGATTGGAacgaaacaaatataaataggCAAAAAGCCAAATTACTAATAACTCAATAAAtcctgtttggttttttttccaaatatggATAATTTCACAtgctataatatatattatttaaatatcacgtgtttattgatatttgtacTGTCTCTGTATTTTCACAGTCTTGGTAAGTAACCCTGTATGACCTGTCTGAATAGTTATCACCTGAAGTACCATGTTAACGCTAAATAACAATaggaaatttgttttttttaaaagatacaatgaattgaataaaaaaaatattactaccTTGTATAAATGTcctaaacaaaacaatttgagAACATCATCTGAACCCTAATCATTATTTATAATCGGTCTAAACTTGATCAGCTTAATATGCCATTGTCTTAAATCATCATCGATATCAACATAAGATTTCGTCATggtattttgcaaaaaaaacccGATATCTTGGTATATATTTGATACCGTGTTGAAATTATCGATAACGTCGCTTTGGACATCTTGATTAGGGTAAACATGAATTATAGAATCTTACCATTTGTTTGACTGTTTAATATGTTTTAGTCCTAAATATGtgtttgtgatatttgaaaatgGATGTATGAAAGCAACTGCACGTTACTTCCATCAGTCGACAGCGAGTTATGATTCTGTGAGTTATTCACTATCAATCGGATCATGCGGTATCCTAGTTAAAGGTAGTCATTGTAAATATGTGGTTATATCATTACTGTGGCAATGAGGTGTCAATTATTTCACTGATAATaattatgcccgcgtcacactgtcccgatttttacgccgatggcaacaagattatggaaattttcaaaatcgggactgatcgtatccagttcggactattcgtagtgccatctttaaccatcgtacaaccatcggccactttttgTAGTCTTCGGGGataacttcgggaagggttctaaattttttaacatgttaaaaaatccccgaaggtaCGTATGATGTTGAGgattcgtattgagttcgtatcaccatccccACCATCGttatgtcaccgggaatgcatctttaaacatcgtattgcattcgtgtttccatcgtttccatcgggcagttttgacattacgatgtctacacgaatgaatcacgaagctacccgaaagtcttacgatggcaacacgacttcgtgaagacctcgtaatcccgtcgtgttgccatcgaataaaagtacgaagacgacaagatggaactacgacggcaataaatccagctaaatgtaagttaattttcgagctaaaatacatttaaagtggcatatctaatacgacagttaagaaaaaCGTCCACAAAACATgaagctcatatcatatgattctatgagaacaagaaaggcgacagcgttgtttctattaattcaaatggaacaggAAGAGCAGCTgttacaggctcaggatttacttttacaagttaaagattattttttgtcagtttttcatatcaagtaacataatgaaaatcatatacgcgcctcgtacaccaacactgtAAGTAAACGTATacagggaaaccaactttttcttcattattctgattttttatgtatcgtctgagttgttgtcacacgaatgtttactccataatcattttgttttctttatgtcatattttgacACATTTGTTGCTTTCCGCACATCCTTCcctttgtctatattattatgatattctcctggaaagagctcttttaaaataaaagggatcaacgaacccattaccttacatttaagatagatcagtaaacatgggcataatcatgggtgattattcagactagtgcacacattttacagttcaaacaaggcaatgccgagcgtggcatcccctcgtatgtaacatattggggacaaatatggacactatatttgtatatgacacatgcagaaaatggtaaattgaatatgtatatttcatacataataaactatttttttagaaatcaactaaaacattcagtaactggaaataccttaaatattgtctttagaaccaACAGGTAAACAAATTAGCAACCAATTTCTTGTGTATTTTGCTTTTTCAAGGataaaaaaacaagtccatctgcatgaccttgacctttggtCTTGAACGTAAAGaatgtcagatcattacaaggaggaaaaatataccaaatgtggttaaaatcttttgaagcataATGGTTTTGAGTGTTcacaagggtgatattgccttgtaatacaactgccactgtgatcttgacctttgaactttaaagttaatagcgcttaagatattcttaacgagtaatacataccaagttttgagcattttggtaCGAGAGTGTGtccataacaattttatctacacGCAACTTACATGTAGCAGGAGAAGGGAtaatgaaatattctttataaagcacacaattgtcagtattcacctcagaaactaacaaaaccttaaaatagacttattaagaagggatatagttacgatactgttgccaggtcattaaagattgtatattttggcgttaatattgattcacttatagggtctttgcatcggaactaaacacatttattaaaaaaaaacagttgttggcatgacacgggttatgttcttctcatatatgttatgatggtatgatactaaacccctaacgggaaggattgtgcctgatattcatatgatgaaatcataatctttcaatcagtttaattgaattctggagctggcatgtcagttaactgctagtagtctgttgttatttatgtataatggtcatttttttattttctttggttacatcttctgacatccgactcggacttctcttgaattgaattttaaatgtacgtattgttatgcgtttacttttcttcattggctagaagtataggggagggttgagatctcataaacatgtttaaccccgccgcattttagcgcctgtcccaagtcaggagcctctggtctttgttagtattgtattattttaattttagtttcttgtgtacaatttggtaATTAATagggcgttcattatcactgaactagtacatatttgtttaggggccagctgaaggacgcctccgggttcgggagtttctcgttacattgaagacctgttggtaaccttctgctattgttttttctatggtcgggttgttgtctctttgatgcattccccatttccattctcaattttaaattttataaggaTTAGACAAAAAGATCGATTTCCCGCCATGCATGGCAGACTTGTACAGAAACGATATGATGTCGAAATTCTGTTCGTatcataaaaaagttcaaaacagtTTAAACGCATTTTTAGATcgtttgtatacatgtattatgtacatacatgtatttaaccaTTATTTATCATCttatggccatcgcgccatcatcgtaatccatcgtgtagccttcgtaattcatcgtgtagccttcgtgatccatcgtgtaagctatgaagcttaaatacccgtcttcggttaaccttcgtatgtccatcttttgctttcgtatataatttcggcaccatcgtatagacttcgttaatcatcgtacttgcttcggtcactttttggtatttgaacgcgatcgggaccaacttcatacgaacttacaattttcgcattcgggtgtccatcgtataaagaaatcgggacagtgtgacgcgggcattagcAAATAAACCAAACCGAAATCCAACGAAAATATGAGACAATCTGCATTATAGATACGCATGGTGttttttgataaaagaaaagatcaaaatgaaaGTTTGCATTATTTATTGTCGATCAATGAAATTCGTCATCTAGGCTTTGCGGATCATCATGATTGTTTCTTTTAATGAGTAGTGATAGCCCTTCCATAGTCTCCAATTGACCCCATCAGCACCTGATTCATGTTTTCCCTTCAGGTATAGGCCATTCGGGTTGCTGTAGTGACATTTATTATACCACCAACCACCTTTGAATTCCACTGCACATGCCTTGTCCCATTTATCGTTATCTTTATCTTTTGTTGAGAATTTCTGCCCATTCTGAATTGCCATGCCATCTCCTAAGGATATACTTTGAATTTCACACCAATAAGGGCATTGTTAACTATGTAAATTAATGCTCGGATGTGAAAGAacattttgatataacaaattaccTAAGTCTTTATGGGTTTGTTTTACTATCATATAATTTTTgtcttcttatatttgataaagaGATGGGGGATGATTGGAAATGAAATAAGTttccattatagatcaaagaaACTACAGGTAACTCTAAGGCTAAAGAAAATGAGCCAATTTCACTGCTAATTAGttattaaaagtaataaaaggTCTTCGACgacaaaatatggaaaaattaaGAACAAAACCACCAAGTCACGTGTGAGCGCTCAACACTCATCCTTAACTAAACAAACTCTTTATATCTTCCTCTCTTTttaatagctattttttttggcaacaAAAACATAGCTAAcattcaaattaaacaaaaataccattTCAAAGTGTAAATTGACTTTCTTTGAAAAtatagatttgattttgataaaattgtagTAGACTTGAGATCTGCCAGAAAATAAGACCATCATATAATCATAGTTCGTAAAGTCTTTCGCTTCCAACACTAtactatagttgttattttctgtttgattttgtctcttgtggagagctgtctcattagcaatcataccacatcttctttttatgcaTGAATTGTTAACACAATCTTTCATGCTAAAGGTTCAGGCTTACCTGCATCTCCAGAATAACCACTAACATCTAAAATATAACCCGAAGTTTCGCTTCCAACACTGAACTTCTCATATTGGGCGTACTTCCGGTTGTTTTCGAAGTCTTCCATATCAATcctcattttgtattttccttGAGAGGTAAGTTGATGCAGATGGTCGTTACCTaatgtaattttgaattaaGTTGAAGTTGAAATGTACTATACGTAACCtatcttttgaatatttaaaagggTTGTTTGTGGAATAAGGTGTTAATGACAGGActgtaacattttttaacaacttGTATGATCTTGTATAGACTATGAACGATAGACGCATTATTTGGACACCTGCATGTCGTCAAAGACAATGTTGACTATTGCCTATACAAGTTGTAATTGATTTAAGATTTCAATTCAAAACGGAActttcctaatcaaatggcaaagtcAAGACTAAAAcaatcaaacgaattgataaaaaaatgtcatattcctgtcttggTAAAGACATATTTTCGTTTgtgtctaatgtagaaaatggtggattaatgcTGGTTTTGTAgtttagttttagtttaaagatatttatagtGAATTGGGCGACAAgttattacaacttatattaatcccttacCACTTTGCGGGAGCTAGTGCTGTCTTAATTGAAGCAGCATTGGCCTGCTCTTCttcaaaatctacaagggtgtcttttacgtgcaagagatattgcTCTATTTTAACACGGGTCAGCATTTATCGTCCCCATCCGATGGACTATCATCGTTAAATGCACAGtcataaaagttttttttcaaagtttaaaaaagcaagcttttgataaaaaaaaattaaatcaagagATAACTAAGCAACACTACAATGATGTACAACCTTTAAACAATTGGTCATTCAAGCTACAAATAATCTAAATGTCATTTCTTATATTTGTCAACCTTATGGGTAACATGTCGTTAGAGTTGATGAACACTTGAAaccaatatataaaacaatctGCATATGTAAAAGTACTAATTACCCAACCAAAATTCTTCATTCTGGTTACCAAATCCTTGCCTATAAGAGTCCCAGTCCCTGTAGAATTGTATCTTTCCGTTCATTCTACGTTGGAATACCTGAAATAtgatgcatttgaaattgaccAAATTATTCAATGAACAATCTAATATCCTTCAATAACTAAAATACAAACACTCTTTGATGTGTTGTTGAAGAAAATTTGATAATGTGATGATAATACCAATACTACTTTTACtcataataatgataatacaaAGTTAACGATAATCATagaaattatgattaaaatagaaaactagAAATATTAGT
Above is a window of Mytilus trossulus isolate FHL-02 chromosome 4, PNRI_Mtr1.1.1.hap1, whole genome shotgun sequence DNA encoding:
- the LOC134713922 gene encoding ryncolin-4-like, producing MKKHGGGWTVFQRRMNGKIQFYRDWDSYRQGFGNQNEEFWLGNDHLHQLTSQGKYKMRIDMEDFENNRKYAQYEKFSVGSETSGYILDVSGYSGDAGDGMAIQNGQKFSTKDKDNDKWDKACAVEFKGGWWYNKCHYSNPNGLYLKGKHESGADGVNWRLWKGYHYSLKETIMMIRKA